In the Campylobacter sp. RM6914 genome, one interval contains:
- a CDS encoding MFS transporter, producing MTNNKIYKYLISFGHFCSDVNQGALSAILPFLIATYNYDYTTAAMLVLYANIIGSFVQPFIGYINDKKNTPYIVLIGLILAGGGMSCVGFSSNFYLLCFAVTISGIGMAMFHPQAAKIINQASNDNNRAINISIFSFGGNLGFTLGPVFVSLVVYFFGLRGMIWFLLPQVIFAMLFIYHYKGISELGTYIKTKKIVQKESKDDWSAFGYLCVVIMSRSIVFHGINTFLALFFISKFGNSASSASVILSTYYAIVAAGTLLGGVLADRYGYHTVIKSAFTFLLFSIFLFAINDNFYMALAVIIPLGAAMGMSYSPMVVLAQSYLPNHIGLASGVTLGLAVSIGGITAPFFGKIADTYTITYTFYAISLVCVVSALFSFLLPKLKVA from the coding sequence ATGACAAACAACAAAATTTATAAATACCTAATATCTTTTGGGCATTTTTGCTCTGATGTTAATCAAGGTGCATTAAGCGCTATTTTGCCATTTTTGATCGCTACTTATAACTATGACTACACAACCGCAGCCATGCTTGTTTTGTATGCAAATATCATAGGCTCGTTTGTCCAGCCGTTTATTGGATATATAAACGATAAGAAAAATACCCCATATATAGTTTTGATCGGGCTTATACTAGCAGGTGGCGGTATGTCTTGTGTTGGATTTAGCTCAAATTTTTATCTACTTTGTTTTGCTGTAACGATAAGCGGTATAGGCATGGCGATGTTTCATCCTCAAGCCGCAAAGATCATCAACCAAGCCTCAAACGATAATAACCGTGCGATTAATATTAGTATATTTTCATTTGGCGGAAATTTAGGTTTTACACTGGGTCCGGTATTCGTATCTTTAGTTGTTTATTTTTTTGGGCTTAGAGGCATGATATGGTTTTTGTTGCCTCAAGTTATCTTTGCTATGTTATTTATATATCATTATAAGGGCATAAGCGAGCTTGGGACATATATTAAAACAAAAAAGATAGTGCAAAAAGAGAGTAAGGATGACTGGAGTGCGTTTGGCTATCTTTGTGTTGTGATCATGAGTAGGTCTATAGTTTTTCACGGTATAAACACGTTTTTGGCTCTGTTTTTTATAAGTAAATTTGGAAATTCCGCTTCAAGCGCGAGCGTTATACTAAGCACTTACTATGCTATTGTTGCGGCGGGTACGCTTCTTGGTGGGGTGCTGGCTGATAGATACGGATACCACACGGTTATCAAGTCTGCATTTACTTTTTTGTTATTTTCGATCTTTTTATTTGCAATAAATGACAACTTTTATATGGCACTTGCCGTGATTATACCGCTTGGAGCCGCTATGGGTATGTCATATAGCCCTATGGTTGTTTTAGCGCAGAGTTACTTACCAAATCACATAGGGCTAGCTTCCGGTGTTACACTAGGACTTGCCGTTAGTATAGGCGGGATAACCGCACCGTTTTTTGGCAAGATAGCCGACACTTACACTATAACATATACATTTTACGCTATATCGTTAGTTTGCGTTGTTTCAGCTCTTTTTTCATTTTTACTACCAAAATTAAAAGTAGCTTAA